Genomic segment of Nostoc sp. TCL240-02:
AGTGGTTCGTTTTTGATTGCTTCTGCCACTGCACCGCATCTTTTATGACCTAAAACCACAATCAACTGCGAGCCTAATACTGTTGTAGAGTATTCTAGACTACCTATAACTGTGTCACTAACCACATTCCCAGCAACTCGCACGACAAATAAATCTCCAAGTCCTTGATCAAAAACGATTTCCGCAGGGACTCTGGAATCTGCACAGCCCAATATGGCAGCAAAGGGATATTGAGCGTTAGCGACTAATCGCAGATGTTCTAATGATTGATCGGGATATTGGCGTTTTTGATTGATAAATCTTTGATTCCCATCTAGTAAGCGTTTGATAGCTTCATTAGGACTCACTGGATTAGAGCTAACTGGGTGAATATCAGCAATAGCAGTTTGCTCTGTATTCCAAAAGCTATCACCAAAAGCAGTAGCTGCAATACCTACCACACTGGCAAATTTTAAGAAGTCACGTCGCCCTACAAATCCATTAATTCGACTCATTAATCTAGCTGATAACAACAAAGCTGTTCTCAGAAAGATATCACCTTCAAGCAAGATGCAAGAGTACCATCGTACACCATTTAAGAGTCATTTAATCTTCATGTGCGATCGCTACGGCTACTTCATCTATCTAGGTTTTACAAACACAAGAGTTGTATTGGGAGCATCCCAGTTTTTTGCAAAGAAGACGAAAATCAGTCAGGATAGGTAAGACGAGTGTATTTACTTACCGATGACCCCAGAACAAAAGCAAGCTCTTCAAAAACATATTCAGGCGATTGCTAAAATATTGTATGAAGATACGTCAAAAGAAAAGCTCACAAATCTTGCAGCAATTGAAGAAGCAGTGCGGAGTCAAATGCAGAAGCATGTTATGCCAGAAGTAGGGGTTTTTTTATCGAAACGATTACAGGGACAACCGCAGGATACCAACGACGGCTCAAAAGCATTCTTGGAGAGTTAGCAATAACGAGCAAACAAGCCATTGAATTAGAAGTCGCACCAAGTACTCAACTGAGTCCATATCTAGAAACTTGTTGTTTGAGGGTAAGTGCGAATGTCAGCTATGAAGATGCGGCATCAGACATCAAGTATTTTACGGGCATAGAGGTTTCTCACAGCAGTCAACAGAGATTAGTGCATCGCCAGAATTTTGAGTTGCCAACACCAGAACAGACAATTGAAGAATTAAGCGTCGATGGTGGAAACATCCGTGTCCGAACTCCTAAAGGTCAAATATGTGCATGGCTTGGCTATAAAGCAATTAGCTTACATCATCTCGGAATCTTGGGAACTTCATTTCAGAATAATCAGATTGTGATTGATTGGGTTAATGACCAACCACTGGCTAGCCCACTCACTTGTATTGGTGATGGACATGACGGCATTTGGAATATAATTGACCAATTAGCACCTGATGCACAACGTCGAGAAATACTTGATTGGTTCCATTTAATAGAAAACCTCCACAAAGTTGGGGGTTCACAAAAACGCTTGAAACAAGCACAAAATCTACTATGGAAAGGCCAAGTTGAGGCTACTATTGCCTTATTTACAGATTGTAAAGGCAAACAAGTACAAAACTTTTGCCGTTATCTTGATAAGCATCGCAATCGCATTATCAACTACGAATATTATCAAGCTGAAGAAATTTGTTCAATTGGTTCAGGTTCAGTTGAATCTGCCGTTAAACAGGTTGACCGTCGAACAAAAATTTCCGGGGCACAATGGAAACGAGAAAATGTGCCTCAAGTCCTAGCCCATCGCTGTGCTTACCTCAATGGATTATTGTCAGTTTGAGCCACTTTAAAAAGTGAGATGCTCCCGTTGTATTAGACATCTCCAGAAATTAAATATGCCTTATCTATAACCTTTGTAGAGACATAGCAATGCTACATTTTGATATTTTCTATCAGATATTTATTGACACAATGGCACAATTATGTAATCTACTGAAATTGTGGTTTTAATGGATGAAAAAGAAAGTAGGTTGCCGTCATTTGAACATTTATTTTAAGCTTTGTGTCAAAATAGCTGATTTTGATCTGCTAGTGATAAAGCGCCTAAAATATCATCATATATTAGGAATATATAAACGATCAAGTAATTCTTTTTCTGAAGTATATAGATTTTTTACATAGATAGTAAACAAACAGTATTTTAATAAGAGAAGACAGGAAGACATTGGTCAACTTACCACCTAAACTAAATTTTATTAAGTATTTATAGAAATTTATATGGCAGAGGCTTTTATTTCCTACTCCCGCAAAGATAAAGAGTTCGTCAAAAGGCTTTATGAAGCACTCAAGCAACAAAAGCGAGATATATGGGTGGACTGGGAGGGAATTCCGTCCACGGCAGATTGGCGGAAAGAAATTTATGAAGGAATTGAAAGCACTGATAATTTTATCTTTATTATTAGTCCAAATTCAGTCGTTTCTAAAGTCTGCCGTGAAGAGATTGAACACGCCCGCAAGCACAATAAACGTTTAGTGCCAATTGTATGGCAGTATACTGAGGGTGTTCATCCCGAATTAGCCAAAATTAACTATATTTTCTTTGAGGAAAGTAATGATTTTGAGGAAGCCTTGCAATCATTACTCAAAGCCCTAGATACTGACCTAGCTCATGTTAAACAGCATACCCGCTTAATCATGCGAGCCTTGGAGTGGGATCAGAAAAAACGCAACAATAGTTACTTGCTAGAAGGTAGTGAATTAGAAGAAGTAGAGCAATGGTTCACTAAAGGGGCAGGTAAAGAACCTTTGATCACACCACTCCAACAAGAGTACATTGGCGAAAGTCGCAAAGCCCAAAGGGTACGTCACAGAACAAGATTTATTGCTTTGACTTCAGGGTTGGTAATTTCAACAGGATTAGCTATTGTTGCAGCAATTGGGTGGAAGGAGGCCATTAACCAACGGATAGAAGCACAAAAATCGGAACTCCGAGCTTTAATTTCTGCGTCAGATGCACGTTTTACCTCGAATAGAAATACAATTGATGCCTTGATAGAAGGTTTAAAAGCCGGGAAGAAACTTAAAGAACTAGATAAAGTCCAAGTCAACATTCTTGATGCTTTCATAGAAGGTTTAAAAGCCGGGAAGAAACTCAAAGAATTAGATAAAGCCAAAGCCGACATTCCAATTAAAGAACAGCAAGAGGTGATGAAGGTACTGGGACAGGCGGTTTACTGGGTAAGAGAACGCGATCGCCTCCAGGGACACAGCAATTATATCCAAAGCGTTAGTTTCAGCCCCGACGGAGAAGCGATCGCTACCGCTAGTGGAGACAACACCGTAAAACTTTGGGACAAACAGGGTCGTTTGCTGAATACTTTAAAAGGACATCCAGATCAAGTCCTCAGCGTAAGTTTCAGCCCCGATAGTCAAATTCTTGCTTCTGCCAGTTATGACGGAACAGTGAAACTTTGGAAAAAAGACGGCAACGAACTTAAAACCTTTAAAAAGCTGAATACTGCAATTCGGGTTGTAAGTTTCAGTCATGATGGTAAGATTCTTGCCTCTGGTGATGAGGACGGCATAGTGAGACTTTGGAACGTACAGGGTCAAGAACTTAATATGCTCAAGGGGCATACAGGCACAATCTATAGTTTGAGTTTCAGCCACGACGATCAAATCCTTGCCTCTGCCAGTTATGACCGCACTGTAAAACTGTGGAACAAAGACGGTAAGCAACTTAAGACCCTGGAAAAACAAGATAGTACAGTCACTAGTGTAAGTTTTAGTTCTGACGATACTCTTGCCTCTGCTAGTTTAAGTGGAACAGTGAAACTTTGGAATCCTGATGGTAAATTTCTTTCAAGTCTTAAGAGATCAGAACCACAGAGTAGTCCCATCTACAGCGTCAGTTTCAGTCCCGATGGTCATACCCTTGCCACGGCTAATAATGATAACAGCGTGACACTATGGCAGAGAAATGGCCAGGAACTTACTACCTTCACAGGACACAGTGGTGGAGTCAATCAAGTTACTTTCAGCCCCGATGGCCGTACCCTTGCATCTGCTAGTCAAGATAAGACGGTAAAACTATGGCAAATTGATCGCCCTTGGCAGACAATTCTCTCTGGACATCAGGCTGGTGTCAATCGCGTCAACTTCTCACCCGATGGTAAAGAGATCGCTACCGCCAGTGATGACGGAACAGTGAAACTCTGGAATCAGCAGGGTAAGCAGATTAAATCGCTGAAGAAGATCAGTAACTCCAAAATCTGGGATGTGAATTTTAGCCCCGATGGTCAGATAATTGCTGCTGTCAGTTCTAACGAAGGGGTGGTGAGACTGTGGAATCGCCAAGGTCAGTTACTGAATATTTTATTAAAGCATAGCGATCGCATCCAGAGTGTGAGTTTCAGTCCAGACAGCAAGATAATTGCCACCTCCAGTGATGACAAAACGGTGAAACTTTGGAATCAGCAGGGTCAGTTGCTTAAAACTTTAAACCATAACGCAGCTGTCTATAGCGTCAGTTTTAGTCGAGACGGCAAGATAATCGCTACTAGTAGTGAAGACAAAACAGTAAAACTCTGGAATCAGCAAGGTCAGTTACTTAGAACTTTAAACCATAACGCTGCTGTTTACAGCGTCAGCTTTAGCCCTGATAGTCAGGCCCTTGCCAGTGCTGGTGCAGATGATAGAGTAAAACTTTGGCAGATTGACGGTCGTGCGATCGGCAGTCTGGATGGGCATCTTGCTGCAATTTGGCAAGTAACTTTTAGCCCTGATGGTCAGATGATAGCCACTGCTAGTGATGATAAAACAGTGAAACTTTGGCACAAAGACGGAACTTTGATTATTACTCTGACCGGTCATGGTGGTGAGGTGAATGGAATCAGTTTCAGCCCAGATGGTAAGACTCTCGTTTCTGGCAGTAAAGATGGTACAGCTATTTTGTGGAATGTGGAAAACCTCACTCTAGATAATTTGATGGGGCGTGGGTGCGATTGGCTGCATGATTATCTAGCCAATAATTCTCAAGGTCAAAGCGATCTTTGTGATGGAGTTAAAACTCAGGCTAAATATTGAGTTAGCCAATTTTCACTATTATTTCAGCTGATCTAATGCTTCAAGAAAAGTAATAAACCTTAAATACTTTTTTGCATAAAAAGAATCATAACGATAGATAACAATAACAGCATCAATCTGAGAGGAAATCACCGTGGCTAAAAAATCAACAGGCTGGGTACCAGACTACCCCGATTTTCGAGACTACCGCATGGACGAAATAGATCAGAAGTTAACGATCACAGTTCAAGATGTCCAGATAAATGATGATGATTCACAAAGTAGTATAGAAGAATTATTTGAGTTATTAAATTCAATTAAAAATGGACTAAAAGTAGAAGAACCTATCAAAAATACACTTGATGAAAAGTTTAAAAACTTTGGACAAAAGATAAGTAAAGGTTTTAAACTAATCAATGCTAAAGCTATTAAAGAACAAATATTTTTAGCACCTGGTTGTGCAGGTAAGGAAGTCTATAATCTTCAACGGAAGTTGCTGAAGTTGAGTAGTTACGAGAATAAATTCGAAATTTGTATAGAGGAGATAAAAAATTTAAAAAAAGCTTTTGAAGAATTAGATTATATAGAATATGGTTATTTTGGTAAAAATACGAATGAGGCAGTAAAACTATTCAAAAAGATTTTTTCACTTGCATCAGATGACAAGGTTGATAGTGTTGTGGATAAAATTACACTCTATACTTTAAATCAAGTTTTAGAGATTCTAGAAAATATAAAAATAGAAACAAATTATCCAGATGAAGTCAAAAAGCTGGGAATGTTTGATGAAGAAATTAAAAAAATTCAAATAAAACTGAATAGACTAGGTTATCTCAATAATTTAGGAGAAAATAACGGGGCAATTCAAGGATTCTTTGATTATCTAACACAAGATGCAGTTCAAGAATTCCAAAAACAGAATTGTTCACAATATAATTTAGAAGTTGATGGGATAGTTGACGATAATACAAACAAAGCTCTAGATTCTCTAGCTCAAAACTATAACAACCAACAGAAAAAAGCTTACGGAGATGAGCAAGTTAAAAAACTACAGCAACTTTTACGTGAATTAGGGGAATTTGATGGACAAGTAACAGGATATTGCGGATTACAAACAAAGATAGCAATCGAATCATTTCAAGCTAAATATGGACTAGTGGTAGATGGTCTAGTTGATTCGCCAAAAACCTTGGAAGTATTAAATTACCTAGTTTTGCTAAAAAAACAACAGCAGTTAGTTTTACCTGCATCCTCATCAATACACATAAGCCTTTATGAAATCATTTTAAGAGTTTTTGAAATTTTTGAATTTAAGGCTGAAGATTTTGTTAGCGAAAAAGGGTTTCAAGTAGTCACAGATAGTGATAAATCTGATATTAGTCAACACCAGCGTGTACTGAAGCGATCAATTGATATGATGGTTAAATTAGTTGCTCAACTAATTTCTCCTTTAGCTCAACATAGAAATCTTGAAAAAGCTGTACGAGATGGCTTAGAAAAGCTAGATCAATACTTCAATAAATCGGAATACGTTAACTGTATTCGTAAAGATAATATAGAACTTTCTAGGCGAATGAGGTACACCCAAATCTCTTTTACCAAGTCTAATAGCTATACTGTAAACAAAAAATCTTTTCAGCAAGATTTTTTGGGAAAATCTAGTACTTTCTCGCCAGAGGAAAACGAAAAAAACTTATTTAAAGACTGGGATTTTAATCCACTGTCTTTATATATAGCTCTTTCAACAATTTTAAATTTAAAACTATCCCTGAAGAATATTAAAGAAACAAGTGAACACAAGGATATCAAGGATAGAATAACAACCTCTTTTAATAAGATAGATAATATATTTAAATCTCTCAAAAATTTAGAGGTAAGTTTAAAAAATTATAATCCTCCAGATCAGGACGAAGAAAACTCAAAAAATAAACATAAAAATCTTAGAACAATTATCCAAATACTACCAGAACTCCAAGATGAACAAAATGAGTTGCAGAAAAACCTGGAGTTTCAAAGTGATTTACAACTTTTGGTACAAGGTAATTTACAGAAATGTATTATACCAAAACAAAAAGAAGGAATAGATGGTAAGATCGTATATCTATTAATGCCAGAATTTGTAGATTTAAGCTTTTGGTGTTCCCCAGTTGAAGACCAAGGGTCATTGGATTCATGTACAGCACACGCTGGTGTTGCTTTAATGGAGTACTTTGAGAAAAGAAGTTTTGATAGATATGTCGATGCTTCTCGACTCTTTCTTTACAAAGCAACACGCAATCTTATGCATCGTCAAGGTGATGCAGGGGCATCTCTTCGGGAAACTATGAAGGCAATGGCATTATTTGGCGTGCCTCCAGAAGAGTACTGGCCATATACAGAAGACAACTTTGATGAGGAACCAACCCCTTTTTGTTATTCTTTTGGTCAAAGTTATCAAACGCTGAAATACTTCCGTCTCAATCCTTTGGGCACTACAGAAGATATACTGTTATTCCGAATTAAAACAGCTTTAGCTGCTGGTTTTCCCTGCGCCTTTGGGTTTACTATGTATTACTCAATTGAGGATTTAAACCCAAGTGGTCATATTCCATACCCAGTTAAAAACGATAAGGTAAAAGGAGGTCATGCCGTTGTTGCAGTTGGCTACGACGACCATAAAATAATAGAAAACGCTGATGGAAGTAGACGATCGCAAGGAGCATTGCTAATCAGAAACTCTTGGGGAACCGATTGGGGTGAAGGGGGCTATGGTTGGCTTCCTTATGACTACGTATTAGAAGGGTTGACAAATGATTGGTGGTCGCTGCTCAAGTCTAAGTGGTTTGAGACAGGACACTTCGGCTTAGGAGCAAACAATTTGGGTGGAGGAGATCCACCTAATAGGCCAAGGTAGAACCCTCTGTCTGGAGCTTATTTGGCAAACAATCTGGCTCCAGAACCAGTGATTTGTTTAGCGATCGCACTAATTTTTTGAGTCCATGAATGATCTGGATACCGCAAACAAAAGATTCCACCACTACCTAATTCAAACATCTCTTCACAAACAGGGAGTATTCCAGCCACAGGGGTTTTGTAAGTATTCTCCACTCGTTTTCCTAACTCTTTGAAATCTAAAGATGGCAGAGCTTTGTTGATCACTATTAGCATTTTAGGTACTTCTAACTTACGAGCAACATCTATCGCTACTGCTGTACCCTGATAATCCTGTTTATCTGGACGAAGAATCAGCACCAAGACATCAGAAAGAATAATAGATAGCAATGTTTCTTCGTTAATGCCAGGATGAGTATCAATCAACAGATAGTCAAGTTTTAAACGACGAACTAGATTATGTAAACCATCATTCAGGCGACGTGCGTCATAGCCCTCGCGCAAGATTCGAGAAATGTCACTCATCTTAATGCTGGAAGGAATTAGATGAACACTTCCCTGGCGACCAAAAAATGTTTGTTTTTGTTTGAGAATTGCGCTAACGTCATAAACGGCTTCTTCAATTTGACAACGACCCCAGAGATAATCGTTTAAGGTGTAGCGGATTCGCTCTTGTTCAAGACCAAATAGAACGTGGATTCCAGGAGATTGGATATCTGTATCAACTATCCCGACTCGCTTTCCAGAACGAGCGATTAGGGCAGCAAGATTACTCGTGACGTTTGACTTACCAGTTCCGCCTCGGAATGAGTGAATAGAAATAATTTCAGACATAATAAATCCTCAATACTAATTTTTAATTCGTAATTCTTAATTATTAATTTGGAGTATTCCGTTTATTTCTGATTGCTTTTGCCTCCTCCTGCAATTTTAGAAAAGTTTTTGATTCAGCAATTTCCGCAACTTCACGCGCACGTTTAGCTTCATCAACTTCTATACGCAGTGTATGTAACTGTTGTTTGAACTGTTGTTCACGGGCAGAAATTTCATGCACCATGCGTTGAAAAACTCGTCCTAATTGTCCTAATTCATCATGACGTTGCACAATCGATGTTAGCTTTTCACGATCGTACTCTTGTGCCTCTTCGACACTAATTTCATTCATACTAATTTTCTGAGCAAGTTGAGCCATTGGTTTAAGCGGTTGTAGTACATTTCGCTTTAACAAATAATTAATGAGCAAAATCATAATGGCAAAGATCGTAATAAATAAGCTAATGAATAGAACAAAAGCACGATGAGCATCTTCAAAGACTTGCTTGGCAGGAATATAAATAATTTGTGTGCCTAAAATTTCATTGAGTTTCCACCCAAAGCCATTTTCTGAACCATAACTAGCAATCTGACTTTTGGGAGCAACTTCAGGAGTGCTATGACAGCGTAGACACGTTGGATTATTAATGGAAAATGGACGAGCGTTATAAAACATTTTCTCGTCATAAGAGTCACGAAAACCGGATATGTTTTTCAACCCTGGATCATTGCGAAACTGTTCGATAAGTTCCATTTCAAATACATCTGCTTTATCTCGTAAGTTAGTCGGATTTAGGTTGGCATCTTTGTATAAAAAATCTTTAAATTCTTCGTTTTTCCGAAGATTTTCAAACACTTCCCTTGCCGCAAAGCTGGGAACACTTTCAGGGATAAA
This window contains:
- a CDS encoding carbonic anhydrase, with the translated sequence MSRINGFVGRRDFLKFASVVGIAATAFGDSFWNTEQTAIADIHPVSSNPVSPNEAIKRLLDGNQRFINQKRQYPDQSLEHLRLVANAQYPFAAILGCADSRVPAEIVFDQGLGDLFVVRVAGNVVSDTVIGSLEYSTTVLGSQLIVVLGHKRCGAVAEAIKNEPLPGRIGLIIEGIKPSVERVKLRTGDNMQNAVIANIQYQTEKLQESSTILAKLLSEGKLKIVGACYDIDTGKVNIIT
- a CDS encoding peptidoglycan-binding protein, which produces MAKKSTGWVPDYPDFRDYRMDEIDQKLTITVQDVQINDDDSQSSIEELFELLNSIKNGLKVEEPIKNTLDEKFKNFGQKISKGFKLINAKAIKEQIFLAPGCAGKEVYNLQRKLLKLSSYENKFEICIEEIKNLKKAFEELDYIEYGYFGKNTNEAVKLFKKIFSLASDDKVDSVVDKITLYTLNQVLEILENIKIETNYPDEVKKLGMFDEEIKKIQIKLNRLGYLNNLGENNGAIQGFFDYLTQDAVQEFQKQNCSQYNLEVDGIVDDNTNKALDSLAQNYNNQQKKAYGDEQVKKLQQLLRELGEFDGQVTGYCGLQTKIAIESFQAKYGLVVDGLVDSPKTLEVLNYLVLLKKQQQLVLPASSSIHISLYEIILRVFEIFEFKAEDFVSEKGFQVVTDSDKSDISQHQRVLKRSIDMMVKLVAQLISPLAQHRNLEKAVRDGLEKLDQYFNKSEYVNCIRKDNIELSRRMRYTQISFTKSNSYTVNKKSFQQDFLGKSSTFSPEENEKNLFKDWDFNPLSLYIALSTILNLKLSLKNIKETSEHKDIKDRITTSFNKIDNIFKSLKNLEVSLKNYNPPDQDEENSKNKHKNLRTIIQILPELQDEQNELQKNLEFQSDLQLLVQGNLQKCIIPKQKEGIDGKIVYLLMPEFVDLSFWCSPVEDQGSLDSCTAHAGVALMEYFEKRSFDRYVDASRLFLYKATRNLMHRQGDAGASLRETMKAMALFGVPPEEYWPYTEDNFDEEPTPFCYSFGQSYQTLKYFRLNPLGTTEDILLFRIKTALAAGFPCAFGFTMYYSIEDLNPSGHIPYPVKNDKVKGGHAVVAVGYDDHKIIENADGSRRSQGALLIRNSWGTDWGEGGYGWLPYDYVLEGLTNDWWSLLKSKWFETGHFGLGANNLGGGDPPNRPR
- a CDS encoding ISKra4 family transposase (programmed frameshift), with protein sequence MTPEQKQALQKHIQAIAKILYEDTSKEKLTNLAAIEEAVRSQMQKHVMPEVGGFFIETITGTTAGYQRRLKSILGELAITSKQAIELEVAPSTQLSPYLETCCLRVSANVSYEDAASDIKYFTGIEVSHSSQQRLVHRQNFELPTPEQTIEELSVDGGNIRVRTPKGQICAWLGYKAISLHHLGILGTSFQNNQIVIDWVNDQPLASPLTCIGDGHDGIWNIIDQLAPDAQRREILDWFHLIENLHKVGGSQKRLKQAQNLLWKGQVEATIALFTDCKGKQVQNFCRYLDKHRNRIINYEYYQAEEICSIGSGSVESAVKQVDRRTKISGAQWKRENVPQVLAHRCAYLNGLLSV
- a CDS encoding TIR domain-containing protein produces the protein MAEAFISYSRKDKEFVKRLYEALKQQKRDIWVDWEGIPSTADWRKEIYEGIESTDNFIFIISPNSVVSKVCREEIEHARKHNKRLVPIVWQYTEGVHPELAKINYIFFEESNDFEEALQSLLKALDTDLAHVKQHTRLIMRALEWDQKKRNNSYLLEGSELEEVEQWFTKGAGKEPLITPLQQEYIGESRKAQRVRHRTRFIALTSGLVISTGLAIVAAIGWKEAINQRIEAQKSELRALISASDARFTSNRNTIDALIEGLKAGKKLKELDKVQVNILDAFIEGLKAGKKLKELDKAKADIPIKEQQEVMKVLGQAVYWVRERDRLQGHSNYIQSVSFSPDGEAIATASGDNTVKLWDKQGRLLNTLKGHPDQVLSVSFSPDSQILASASYDGTVKLWKKDGNELKTFKKLNTAIRVVSFSHDGKILASGDEDGIVRLWNVQGQELNMLKGHTGTIYSLSFSHDDQILASASYDRTVKLWNKDGKQLKTLEKQDSTVTSVSFSSDDTLASASLSGTVKLWNPDGKFLSSLKRSEPQSSPIYSVSFSPDGHTLATANNDNSVTLWQRNGQELTTFTGHSGGVNQVTFSPDGRTLASASQDKTVKLWQIDRPWQTILSGHQAGVNRVNFSPDGKEIATASDDGTVKLWNQQGKQIKSLKKISNSKIWDVNFSPDGQIIAAVSSNEGVVRLWNRQGQLLNILLKHSDRIQSVSFSPDSKIIATSSDDKTVKLWNQQGQLLKTLNHNAAVYSVSFSRDGKIIATSSEDKTVKLWNQQGQLLRTLNHNAAVYSVSFSPDSQALASAGADDRVKLWQIDGRAIGSLDGHLAAIWQVTFSPDGQMIATASDDKTVKLWHKDGTLIITLTGHGGEVNGISFSPDGKTLVSGSKDGTAILWNVENLTLDNLMGRGCDWLHDYLANNSQGQSDLCDGVKTQAKY
- a CDS encoding DUF3365 domain-containing protein, whose product is MFNRFKLATKFTLLLLLVFIGAIAVSGFALSHALEQKAEAEIGYRSQVIAETMNSVRNYTNTRINPLLTPMMGTQSTFIPESVPSFAAREVFENLRKNEEFKDFLYKDANLNPTNLRDKADVFEMELIEQFRNDPGLKNISGFRDSYDEKMFYNARPFSINNPTCLRCHSTPEVAPKSQIASYGSENGFGWKLNEILGTQIIYIPAKQVFEDAHRAFVLFISLFITIFAIMILLINYLLKRNVLQPLKPMAQLAQKISMNEISVEEAQEYDREKLTSIVQRHDELGQLGRVFQRMVHEISAREQQFKQQLHTLRIEVDEAKRAREVAEIAESKTFLKLQEEAKAIRNKRNTPN
- a CDS encoding MinD/ParA family protein gives rise to the protein MSEIISIHSFRGGTGKSNVTSNLAALIARSGKRVGIVDTDIQSPGIHVLFGLEQERIRYTLNDYLWGRCQIEEAVYDVSAILKQKQTFFGRQGSVHLIPSSIKMSDISRILREGYDARRLNDGLHNLVRRLKLDYLLIDTHPGINEETLLSIILSDVLVLILRPDKQDYQGTAVAIDVARKLEVPKMLIVINKALPSLDFKELGKRVENTYKTPVAGILPVCEEMFELGSGGIFCLRYPDHSWTQKISAIAKQITGSGARLFAK